GCGAGAGGGTGCTTAAGCATGGCGGTTTGCGAGAACCAACATGTCAACAAGAAGCTACCGTCGCCTCCGCGTGGAGGATCGTCCCATTATTTATCGCATGCGTAAAGCCGGAAAGAGTCAGCGCGAGATCGCCCATTTTCTGGGGTTTTCTCAATCGAGCATCAGCAAGGAGCTGAGTCGTAATCGGGGGCTGCGCGGGTATCGTCCTGGACAAGCGCATGCCAAGGCGCTTGGGCGTCAGCAGTGCAAGCGTCGTCGTCACCGCGTGATCGAGGGAGAGTTGGAGGCCCTCGTGCGGGAGCGGATTGAGTGCAAGCACAGCCCCGAGCAGATCAGCGGAGCTCTGCGGCGGCAGGGGCGTCCGGCGCCTTCGCGTACGAGCATCTACACGTTTATCCAGGCTGACCGTGATCGCGGGGGCACGCTTTACCGGCACCTGCGCATCAACGGCAAACGCCGCTACCGGCACAAGAACAAAGCCAGCCGCCACAAGCTCCCGGCCCGCGTGGACATTGAGCTGCGGCCTGCGATCGTGCAGCGGCGCGAGCGTTACGGCGACTGGGAGGCGGACCTCATCGCCGGTTGCCGGGGTGGAGGCTACCTGCTGAGTCTTTACGAGCGCAAGAGCCGCTATGGGCGGCTGGCGCTGCTGCAAAGCAAAGATGCCAACGAGACCGCTGAGGCCATTATCGGCGTCCTGCAAGGCTACCGCGTGCACACCATCACCTATGACAACGGGCTGGAGTTCGCCGGACACCGGCGCGTCAGTGAGGCCCTCGGCGCAGCCGGATTCTTTTGCAAGCCCTACCACTCATGGGAAAAAGGCGGCGTCGAGAACTTCAACGGACTCGTCCGACAATACTTCCCCAAGGGCACAAACTTCCTCGATGTGGGCGAGCCTAGGCTCGCCCACATCGAAGCCCAACTCAACCAACGCCCACGCAAAACCCTACACTTCCTTTCTCCCAACAACCTCAAACTACACTTCGCCGCTTGACCACCTCAACCCAGCACAAAAATGATTCCTTAGAAGTTGGAATCCGCGAATCTTCAAAACGACTTGGAACCGGTATTATTGTCCTGTGCGGTCACGACCTAGGCGAGCTTGAGCAGCTCGCTGGTGGTGGGGACGTCGCGGATGATTTGCGAGGTATCCGGGCCGACGCCGATGTAGCGCAGGTTGGGTTTCTCGATCCGGTGGCCGTTGCGTTCGGCGACGGCGAGCAGGCTTTTTACGCAGAAGGCCACGTAGCGCTGGGCGTTGGCGGGCAGGCCCGCGAAGGAGCGCACGCCGGAGATGTCTTCCTTCCACGCGGGCAGCTCGGCATAGACCGGTTGCAGGGCGCGGCGGACGCGGTCGTCGCGGGGCACTTCGCAGTAGGACTTGCCGTCCTGGTCGCGGTAGTGGGTGCAGACGAGCAGCTTGCCGTCTTCGCCGGGGGCGGAGGTGAGGGCGTCGAGCTTGTTGAGCACGATGTCCTCGTAGCCGCCGAAGCGCAGGGCGTCGCCCTTTTCCACCGCGTCGAACCAGCCGACCATGCGCTGACGGCCCGTGCTGGTGCCGAATTCGAGCAGCTTGAGCCGTTCGCCCAGCGGGTGCTTGTCGGGAAATTGGGTGAGGAAAATGTGGGTGCCGACCTTGGTGTCGTAGGCCTTGCAGCAGCCGACGGTGTGGACCGGCTGGACCGGGAACCCGGCGGACTGGAAGAACTCGGGCGAGTAGGTGTGCGAGGCGGTGACGTTGGGGGCGAAGCCGTGGCGCTTGTCGAGCCAGTAGGACTGGCCGAACTCACCGATAATGCTGCGCCCGTCGCGCAGCTCGGCCAGGAGACGTTCGCGCAGGTCCATCACGCGGTCGGCCAGGAGGCTGCCGGCTTCCCAGTAGGCGTCGGTCAGGGCGTCGAGGTTGAGCGTGAAGGGCTTTTCGCCCCGGAAGCGGGTGAAGTCGAATTCGCTGGCCGGGAAGATCCCCTCGTCGATAGAGGCCTGATTGGCGCGGGTTTCGGCGGTGGTCAGGGTTTCAAAAAACTGGTGCCACTCCTGCGGGCTGACCTGGCAGACGTGCTGGATGGTGCGCACGGCACGGTCGGCGCGGGCGGCCAGGCGGCGGGCGTAGCTCTCGCGGCTGCCGCGGAACTCGGCGTAACCGATCTGCATCTGGCCGACCTCGTCGAGGTAGGCGGGGGTGATGCCGCGCCCGGTCGAGCCGCGGGGGGCTTCGCCGAGGATGTTGGAGCGGTAGCTCTCCCAGGCCAGGTCGAGCAGGCGGTGGCACAGATCGCTGACCTGGGTGCGCTCGTCGATGGCGAGGCGCGAAACCACGTCGTAACCGGCGGCTTCGAGCGGCTTGGCTTCCCACCAGAACTTGCGCGGGTCGGCCACCACGCCCATGCCGATGGCGAGCAGGTCGATATCCGGATCGATCACCCCGGCCGGGAGCAGGTTGAGCTTGAGGCCCCCGGCGGTATGGCCGCTGTTGGCTCCGCCGTTGACCTTGAGCACGGCGGCAACGGGTTTTGCGAGCTTGGAGGATTCCTTGAGCTCGGCGATAAGTTCGTAAACGACGCGGCCTTTGCCTTCGTCGCCCATGCTGATGCCGACGTCGGCCAGCAGTTGACTTTTAAACGGAGTCAGCGCCATGAGTAAATCGATGCGTGATGGGTGAAGAGCTCGGATATGAGCACAAACCTGGCAGCTTGTCCGCTCCCCGGGGGAAATGCAACCCCAAGCCGCGCGGGCGGCGTTTTTCCCGTTTTTTGCGGTTTTTGCATCCTGTAGGAATAAGGCGCAGGGCTAGGGCTCTCACCTGAAAGAAATTGAGGCCTAATCGCCTGACGGAAAGGAGCATCGCTGGCAGGATTTTCCAATAAAATACCCCAACCCTCATCGCGGCGGCGTGTGAAAACGCCGCTTCTACCCCTGGGGCGGTGACGGACGGCCCGGCCCTGCCGCGGCACTGAGTGACAGCTCGGCAGAGGGACCGTCCGGCTTCCGCCCTTCTTTTTTTCTCCCAAAACTGATGTTTCCGGGCACGGGGTGCTGTGTCTCTGCCCGGGACGTGACCGACTCGACGAGCGCGCCGGTCACGGTGCAACCTCCCAAAACAAAGCACTATGTTAAAACTGTTCCGACTACGACCTCTGGCGGCGGCTACGGCTATCAATGCCCTCCTGGCATGGACCTTGGCTGCCGGTGCGGATACCGAACTAAAAATCTCGGTCTCCGATGACTGGGGCGGCGGCTTTACCGCGAACGCCTCCTTCACCAACACCACCGGGACCGCCCTCAGCGGCTGGTCCCTGGCCTTCGATGCGCCTTTTACCGTTGGCAGCATCTGGAACGCGCAAGTCCTCAGCACGGAAGGGAGCAAGGTCGTGGTCGGCAATGCCTCCTGGAACGGCTCCGTCGCCGCCGGGGCGACGGTCGAGTTCGGGTTCAGCGGGACGGGCTCCGCGCCCGCCAGCCTGAGCGCCGTGCTCTCCGGTGAGGCCGGAACCGGCGACACCGGTGGCGGCGATTCCTCCGGCGGAAGCTCCGGCGCCGGCAGTTCGATTGTTTTCCCGCTGGTCGATGCGGGCGGGACGGCGTTGCAGGTGACGGTTGCGCAGGGGGCGAACAGCCTCGCATTGGAAACCGCAGGCAACTACGCCGTGGCCACGAACAACGCCGATGTGCTGGAGCCGGGAATCTCCGGGCAGGCCGTCACGCTGCGGGGCTTGTCGGCGGGGAGGGCGTCGATGCGTATTGAAAATCTGGATACAGGCGATGTGCGATACCTCGGCGTGCGTGTGCTCAACGCGGACGGATCGGTGCCGGGACTGCCGGGCTACCTGGCCATCGGCTCGGTGAGTGAGGATTCGAGCGCGGACCTGGGTTTTTGGCAGGACTTTGAAGACCCGGCCCAAAACAAGCGCGTGGACATTCGCTACATTTACCTTAACGGCGGGGTCTCCAACAGCATCGGCGACGGTTGGAACTGGCGCGCGCTCAACGACGGCGAGCGGGCCACCCGCTACGTCGAGGAGAGCGTCAAGCTCGGCATGATCCCGTTTTTTGTCTGGTACAACATCCCCGACGGCGGCGAGAGCTACTACACCGACAAGCAGCACATCGAGTCGGCCTCCTACCTGGAAGGCTACTTCGCCGACCTGAAGCACGCGCTGGAGATCACCAGGGCCGTGGCCGGTGACGAGGTTATCGGCTGGGTGCTGGAGCCGGACTTCCTCGGCTACTTCGCGCAAAACAACGCCGCCAGCCCGGACGAAATCTACGCTGCCACCAGCGCCGCCTACTCGGCGGGCGTTCTCGACGCGGGCGACCCGGTTTTCCCCGACACCCTGCGCGGGCTGGTCGAGGCGATCAACTACACCTTTCACAAGTACCAGCCGCAGGCGTATTTCGGCTGGCAGTTCAATCTCTGGGCCTCGCCCGCCGGTGGCTGGACAACGCCGGTCGGTGCCAAGGGCGTGATCCGGCTGACCGACACGCTCGGGCTGGCTGATGGTCGTCAGGCGATCTATGACGAAGCCTCCGCCATCGCCGACTACTACGCGGCGGCGGGCGTGCTCACGCACGGGGCGAGCTTTGTCAGCATCGACAAATACGGCCTCGACGCCGCCTATGACGGCAACGCGGCCAACCCTGCCGCCAGCACCTGGTTCTGGAACGCTGCGCACTGGACGAACTACCTCGTCTTTGTCAACGCCATGCACGACTCAACCGGCTTGCCCGTTGTCCTGTGGCAGCTTCCCGTCGGCCATATCAACTCGACGCAGGCGGCGAACCCTTACGCCTCGGGCGGTTCGTTCGCCGACCTGGCCAACACGGTCCAGCACTACGAGGACTCCAGCGGCACGTACTTCCTGGGGGACAGCTTTGTGCCCGGCACGGAGACGCGGCTGGCCTATTTTGGCACCACCGATGGCGGCACTTCCGAGGTCGCGGTCAGCGGCGGCACCGTCACCTGGGGCTCGCATCTGCCGCTGGCCAAGGAAGCGGGCGTGGTGGTCGCGCTCTTCGGCGCGGGCGTCGGAGCCAGTACCGACGGCGTGGGCTCGCCCCCGACGGACGACTACTGGTTTATTTCCAGGGTGCAGGACTACTACGAAAGTCCGGTCGTCCTCGATGGCCAGGTTGGCGGCATTGACCTGCCGGACGGCTCCGGTGGCGACGGCGACAATGGCAATGATAATGGTAGTGGAGATTCCGATACAGGCAACGGCGACGGCGGTGACACCGGAACGGGTGACACCGGCGGCGGTGATGACAACACCGGCACCGGCAGCGCGGACATCGCGGTGGCCTACGTGATCGGGAGCGACTGGGGCGACGGCTTTACCGCCACGGTCAGCCTGACCAACAACGGCACCGCCGCGCTCAACGGCTGGACGATCAGCTTTGATCTTCCCGTGAGTATCTCCGGTTACTGGAGCGCGAAGGACGGCACCGCCTCGGGCGACCGATACACCTTCAGCAATGAGAGCTGGAACGGCGGCATCGCCGCCGGGCAGACGGTGAGCTTCGGCTTTCAGGCTACGGGGAACTCCTCCGCTGAGATGACGGACATCGTGGTCAATGGCGAAAACCTATCGGACGGCTCCGGCGACGAAGGTAGTGGAAATTCCGATACGGATGATGGCACCGGAAACGGTGAAGATAACGGCAATGGTGAGGATAATAACAACGGCGACAGTGGTGATGGCGGTAGTGAAAATCCGGATACATCGGCGGCACTCGTCGTCACTGTGTCGAGTGACTGGGGCAGCGGCTTCACCGCCACGGCCACGTTGACGAACACCACCGGGGAGAATCTCGACGCGTGGACGGTCTCCTTTGACTGGCCCTACGGGATCACCAGCCTGTGGGACGCCAAGCTCGTCTCCCATGAGGGCGACCGCTACACCGTTTCCGGTTTGAACTGGAACGCCGCGCTGGCCGCCGGGGCGAGCGTGAGCTTCGGTTTCAACGGCGCTCCGGGCGGCGTTGCCAGCCAGCCGACCCATGTCACGCTCAACGGTGTCAGCGTTTCCGATGGCTCCGGTTCCGGTGAGGACAACGGTTCCGGCGATAACGGTAGTGGAAATTCCGATACAGACTCTGGCAGCGGTGGCGACAACGGCTCGGGCTCCGATAATGGATCGGATAATGGTAACGGGTCGGATGACGGCTCGGGCGAGGACAACGGCGAGGGAGACTCCTCGGGTAACGGCGGCGATACCGGCAACGGCAACTCCGGTGGTGACTCGTCCACGCTCGCGGGCCGTGTTGTTGGCTACTTCCCCAGTTGGGGCATCTACGCCCGCGGCTACGAGGTGGCCGACATCCCGGCGGAAAACCTGACCCACATCGTCCACGCCTTCGCCCGCATCAGCACGAGCGGACAGATCGAGGTGATCGACACCTGGGCCGATCTGGAGAAGACCTTCGGCGACGATACCTGGGACCAGCCCTTGCGGGGTAACTTCAACCAGTATCAGGAACTGAAGGCGCTCTATCCGCACTTGCGGGTCATGATCGCCGTCGGCGGCTGGTATGACTCGGGCCGCTTCTCCGAGGTGGCGGCTTCGGCCTCGGCGCGGGAGAAGTTCGCGCAGTCGGTGGTGGATTTCGTGGTCAAGTATGACTTCGACGGGATCGACCTGGACTGGGAATATCCCGTGGTCGCGACCGATGTGAACTCCAACGTCCGTCCCGTCGACGCCACCAACTACGCCCTGCTGGCCAAGGCGCTGCGGGAGGCGCTCGACGCGCAGGGAGCGGTTGACGGCAAAACCTACGAAATCAGCGCCGCCGTGCCCGCCGGTTATGACAAGTACGAGCAGATCGACCTGGCCGCGTTGGCGCAGCAGCTCGATTGGTTCAACCTGATGACCTACGACTTCCACGGTCGCTGGGACAAGACCCGCACCGGGCACAACGCCCCGCTCACCGCCAATCCGGCGGACCCGATGCCCCGCTACAACGCGGCTTCCGCCGTGCAGGGCTATCTCGACGCGGGTGTCCCGGCCTCGAAGATCAACCTCGGCATCCCGCTCTACGGCTACACCTGGACGGGCGTTCCGGCCACGGCCAACGGCCTCTTCCAGAGCGCGACCGGGCTGGGCGCGGGCACGGTCGAGACCGGGATCATCGACTACCGCACGATTGTGGAGAACATGCAGGCCGATCCGGCCAACAACATCGAGTACTGGGACGCGGACGCACAGGTTTCCTACCTGTACAACGCCGCTACCGGCAACTTCATCAGCTACGACAGCCCGGCAGCGGTTGAGCGCAAGCTCGACTACGTGGCCGAGCAGGGGCTGGGCGGGGTCATGTTCTGGGAGCTCTCCAACGACGTGCGCGACAGCTCCACTCAGGCGTCGATCCTCCGCCTCGTCGGCGAGCGCTACATGCAGGCCGCCGAGGCCAATTAGAGCGGTTTAAATAAAGTCGTAGCCGTCACAAAAGGGCCGAATGGCTAAATGGTTAAATGGCTAAATGTTATTTTCTACGTTCCGCATCCAACAATTAACAATTGACCATTTAACCATTCAATTATTGTGGCTACACTATTTTTTAAAACGCTCTAGTCCCTTAAGCAAATAGGGTCTCTGCCGATACTGAATCAGGTCTTAAGCAAACCCTGCACAGGCGCATCCCATGCGCCCTGTTTCTCCCCAACAGCAGGCCGGGGGCGGTTTATATCCGGTTACCGCCCCCGGTTCTTGTTTTTTAAGGGATTAAAAGAAGGCCGTAGCCTCCGTTGGAAGGGCGAATGGCTGAATGGTTAAATGGCTAATTGTTGTTTTCCGGGTTTACGTCCAACGATTAACGATCAGCCATTTGACCCATTAGAACAGTCTTTAGCTGTGCTCCTGCGTGGTCTTGACCTCGATCACGTCGTGAGGGGCGGATTCGCGTTGCCCGGCGGGGCTGACCCGGATGTAGCGGGCGCGTTCGCGCAGCTCGGGCAGGTTGCGGGCACCGAGGTAGCCCATGCCGCTTTGGATGCCGCCGATGAACTGCGCCAGCACCTGATCGACCGAGTCGGAGACTTCCTTGACCGCCTCGACTCCTTCGGCTGCGACCTTGGCGTTGCGGATGTTGTTGGAGTGGCCGTAGCGGGCGGCGCTGCCGGCCTTCATCGCCTCCAGGCTGCCCATGCCGCGGTACTGTTTGTAAAGCTTGCCGTTGATCTCCATGATCTTGCCGGGGGCCTCGGGGCAACCGGCGAGCAGGCCGCCGCACATGACGGCGTCGGCCAGCGTGAGGGCCTTGACCATGTCACCGCTCTTGGTGATGCCGCCGTCGGCGATGATCTTGACCCCGGCCTTGGCGGCTTCGCGGCTGGCCACGTAGAGCGCCGTCAACTGCGGGATGCCGACCCCGGCCACGATGCGCGTGGTGCAGATCGAGCCCGGCCCCTGGCCGACCTTGATCGCGTTGGCCCCGGCCTCGGCCAGGAAGCGCACGCCCTCGCCGCTGGTGACGTTACCCGCGATGAGGGTGAGGCCCGGAAACTCCCCGCGCAGCAGTCGGACGGCTTCGCCCACCCCGGCGGTGTGCCCGTGGGCGGTGGAGACGGCGATGGCGTCCACGCCCTCCTCGACCAGCGCGGTGACGTGCCCGAGGAGCTTGTCACGGTCGATGATGCCCTCGGGAGTGCGGGGGGCGGAGACGGCGGCCCCGCAGAGCAGGCGGAACTGCGAGTCGCGGGCGGGCTTTACGTTGTCGCGGCTCTCGCCGGTGATGCGCTCGATGTCGCTGAGGGTGAAAAGTCCGGCCAGGTGGTCCCCGTCATCGACGACGAGGAGCTTGTGGATGCCCAGGTGATCGTTGAAAAAGCGGTCGGCGGCGGCGATGGGGTCGCCTTCGAGCTGCGACTGGCGCAGGGTAAAGACCTGCTCGCGCGGCTGCATGGCCTCCAGCACCGTGCGGTCGCGGTAGCGCTGCTTGACGGCGCGTCCGGGGAGCAGCCCGAGGAGCTTGCCGCTCTCGTCCACCACCGGGAAGGTGCTGAACTTGAAGCCCTTGGCGTCCATCATGTCGAGCACCTCGGCGATGTGCATGCCGGGCTTGACGCTGATCGGGTCCTGGATGAGCCCGTGGATGTTGTTTTTGACGCGGGCGACCTGCTTGACCTGCTCGCGCTCGGACATGTTGTAGTGGATCAGGCCGATGCCGCCGTTGTTGGCCATGGCGATGGCCATGCGGGACTCGGTCACGGTGTCCATGTCGGCCGAGACGATCGGCACGGAGAGTTGGAGCGACTCGGAGAGCGAGGTCTCCGGGTTGGTCATGCGCGGGAGCACCTCCGAGTAGCGGGTGGCGAGCGTAATGTCGTCGTAGGTCAGGGCGACCTGTGCGTTATCCCGGAAAAAAGCATCCGCGGGCTTATAAAAGACTGAATCGGTATCTTCGCTCATGGCAACGGTTGTTGCCGTTGGGAATTATGGGCGCGGGGGCCGGGGCGACAATGAAAAAACACGGGGATCGACACTTTGCCCGGCAGTTGCCAAGCTGCCCTCCAGACGGTCGCCCGCTCCCGGCGGGCGAACCGGTCCCATCCGCCGCCCATGGAACGCCTCGCCTGGAAACCCTACTGCCGTCCCTTTCGGACCCCGTTGCAGACCGCGCACGGGGACTGG
The window above is part of the Ruficoccus amylovorans genome. Proteins encoded here:
- a CDS encoding IS30 family transposase, giving the protein MSTRSYRRLRVEDRPIIYRMRKAGKSQREIAHFLGFSQSSISKELSRNRGLRGYRPGQAHAKALGRQQCKRRRHRVIEGELEALVRERIECKHSPEQISGALRRQGRPAPSRTSIYTFIQADRDRGGTLYRHLRINGKRRYRHKNKASRHKLPARVDIELRPAIVQRRERYGDWEADLIAGCRGGGYLLSLYERKSRYGRLALLQSKDANETAEAIIGVLQGYRVHTITYDNGLEFAGHRRVSEALGAAGFFCKPYHSWEKGGVENFNGLVRQYFPKGTNFLDVGEPRLAHIEAQLNQRPRKTLHFLSPNNLKLHFAA
- a CDS encoding adenylosuccinate synthetase → MALTPFKSQLLADVGISMGDEGKGRVVYELIAELKESSKLAKPVAAVLKVNGGANSGHTAGGLKLNLLPAGVIDPDIDLLAIGMGVVADPRKFWWEAKPLEAAGYDVVSRLAIDERTQVSDLCHRLLDLAWESYRSNILGEAPRGSTGRGITPAYLDEVGQMQIGYAEFRGSRESYARRLAARADRAVRTIQHVCQVSPQEWHQFFETLTTAETRANQASIDEGIFPASEFDFTRFRGEKPFTLNLDALTDAYWEAGSLLADRVMDLRERLLAELRDGRSIIGEFGQSYWLDKRHGFAPNVTASHTYSPEFFQSAGFPVQPVHTVGCCKAYDTKVGTHIFLTQFPDKHPLGERLKLLEFGTSTGRQRMVGWFDAVEKGDALRFGGYEDIVLNKLDALTSAPGEDGKLLVCTHYRDQDGKSYCEVPRDDRVRRALQPVYAELPAWKEDISGVRSFAGLPANAQRYVAFCVKSLLAVAERNGHRIEKPNLRYIGVGPDTSQIIRDVPTTSELLKLA
- a CDS encoding glycosyl hydrolase family 18 protein, translated to MLKLFRLRPLAAATAINALLAWTLAAGADTELKISVSDDWGGGFTANASFTNTTGTALSGWSLAFDAPFTVGSIWNAQVLSTEGSKVVVGNASWNGSVAAGATVEFGFSGTGSAPASLSAVLSGEAGTGDTGGGDSSGGSSGAGSSIVFPLVDAGGTALQVTVAQGANSLALETAGNYAVATNNADVLEPGISGQAVTLRGLSAGRASMRIENLDTGDVRYLGVRVLNADGSVPGLPGYLAIGSVSEDSSADLGFWQDFEDPAQNKRVDIRYIYLNGGVSNSIGDGWNWRALNDGERATRYVEESVKLGMIPFFVWYNIPDGGESYYTDKQHIESASYLEGYFADLKHALEITRAVAGDEVIGWVLEPDFLGYFAQNNAASPDEIYAATSAAYSAGVLDAGDPVFPDTLRGLVEAINYTFHKYQPQAYFGWQFNLWASPAGGWTTPVGAKGVIRLTDTLGLADGRQAIYDEASAIADYYAAAGVLTHGASFVSIDKYGLDAAYDGNAANPAASTWFWNAAHWTNYLVFVNAMHDSTGLPVVLWQLPVGHINSTQAANPYASGGSFADLANTVQHYEDSSGTYFLGDSFVPGTETRLAYFGTTDGGTSEVAVSGGTVTWGSHLPLAKEAGVVVALFGAGVGASTDGVGSPPTDDYWFISRVQDYYESPVVLDGQVGGIDLPDGSGGDGDNGNDNGSGDSDTGNGDGGDTGTGDTGGGDDNTGTGSADIAVAYVIGSDWGDGFTATVSLTNNGTAALNGWTISFDLPVSISGYWSAKDGTASGDRYTFSNESWNGGIAAGQTVSFGFQATGNSSAEMTDIVVNGENLSDGSGDEGSGNSDTDDGTGNGEDNGNGEDNNNGDSGDGGSENPDTSAALVVTVSSDWGSGFTATATLTNTTGENLDAWTVSFDWPYGITSLWDAKLVSHEGDRYTVSGLNWNAALAAGASVSFGFNGAPGGVASQPTHVTLNGVSVSDGSGSGEDNGSGDNGSGNSDTDSGSGGDNGSGSDNGSDNGNGSDDGSGEDNGEGDSSGNGGDTGNGNSGGDSSTLAGRVVGYFPSWGIYARGYEVADIPAENLTHIVHAFARISTSGQIEVIDTWADLEKTFGDDTWDQPLRGNFNQYQELKALYPHLRVMIAVGGWYDSGRFSEVAASASAREKFAQSVVDFVVKYDFDGIDLDWEYPVVATDVNSNVRPVDATNYALLAKALREALDAQGAVDGKTYEISAAVPAGYDKYEQIDLAALAQQLDWFNLMTYDFHGRWDKTRTGHNAPLTANPADPMPRYNAASAVQGYLDAGVPASKINLGIPLYGYTWTGVPATANGLFQSATGLGAGTVETGIIDYRTIVENMQADPANNIEYWDADAQVSYLYNAATGNFISYDSPAAVERKLDYVAEQGLGGVMFWELSNDVRDSSTQASILRLVGERYMQAAEAN
- the guaB gene encoding IMP dehydrogenase, which gives rise to MSEDTDSVFYKPADAFFRDNAQVALTYDDITLATRYSEVLPRMTNPETSLSESLQLSVPIVSADMDTVTESRMAIAMANNGGIGLIHYNMSEREQVKQVARVKNNIHGLIQDPISVKPGMHIAEVLDMMDAKGFKFSTFPVVDESGKLLGLLPGRAVKQRYRDRTVLEAMQPREQVFTLRQSQLEGDPIAAADRFFNDHLGIHKLLVVDDGDHLAGLFTLSDIERITGESRDNVKPARDSQFRLLCGAAVSAPRTPEGIIDRDKLLGHVTALVEEGVDAIAVSTAHGHTAGVGEAVRLLRGEFPGLTLIAGNVTSGEGVRFLAEAGANAIKVGQGPGSICTTRIVAGVGIPQLTALYVASREAAKAGVKIIADGGITKSGDMVKALTLADAVMCGGLLAGCPEAPGKIMEINGKLYKQYRGMGSLEAMKAGSAARYGHSNNIRNAKVAAEGVEAVKEVSDSVDQVLAQFIGGIQSGMGYLGARNLPELRERARYIRVSPAGQRESAPHDVIEVKTTQEHS